Proteins encoded by one window of Porphyrobacter sp. YT40:
- a CDS encoding 2OG-Fe(II) oxygenase, which yields MTATAPSPETVPDQAALASLGAAVRERLAANPAVYRVPVDPVELFAVGGFLSEDECARLCGMIDAVARPSALHEIDYASGFRTSYSGDLDPQDSFVASISARIDALLGVESMIGEPVQGQRYQPGQQFKAHNDWFYTSESYWPQEEARGGQRSWTAMAYLNPVEAGGATAFTQLGIQIEPQPGALLLWNNALPDGRPNPATLHAGTPVVAGVKYIITKWYRTRQWR from the coding sequence ATGACAGCCACTGCGCCCAGTCCCGAGACCGTCCCCGATCAGGCGGCCCTCGCCAGCCTCGGTGCGGCGGTGCGCGAGCGGCTGGCGGCCAATCCGGCGGTCTACCGGGTGCCGGTCGATCCGGTCGAGCTCTTCGCGGTCGGCGGGTTTTTGAGCGAAGACGAATGCGCGCGCCTGTGCGGCATGATCGATGCCGTTGCGCGGCCTTCTGCGCTGCACGAGATCGACTATGCCAGCGGCTTTCGCACGTCCTATTCGGGCGATCTCGATCCGCAGGACTCCTTCGTAGCGTCGATTTCGGCACGAATCGACGCGCTGCTCGGGGTCGAATCGATGATCGGCGAGCCGGTGCAGGGCCAGCGTTACCAGCCCGGCCAGCAGTTCAAGGCGCACAACGACTGGTTCTACACCTCCGAAAGCTATTGGCCGCAGGAGGAAGCGCGCGGCGGGCAGAGGAGCTGGACCGCGATGGCCTATCTCAATCCGGTCGAAGCGGGCGGCGCGACCGCTTTCACCCAGCTCGGCATCCAGATCGAGCCGCAACCGGGCGCCTTGCTGCTGTGGAACAACGCCCTGCCCGATGGCCGCCCCAACCCGGCGACACTCCACGCGGGCACGCCGGTGGTGGCGGGGGTCAAGTACATCATCACCAAGTGGTATCGCACCCGCCAGTGGCGCTGA
- a CDS encoding DUF1003 domain-containing protein has translation MSGDADPHALARELLGRDFAALQPEEQRVLARVASGAFIGPDADEVAQANSTWADRLADRVAAVGGSWGFIVGFGVVLVAWAAINTGVLPDLGLPAFDAYPYIFLNLMLSMLAAVQAPIILMSQNRQATKDRIAARHDYEVNLRTQLEILRLSRRIDALAEDVRAIAGKESGPRKGE, from the coding sequence GTGAGCGGGGACGCCGATCCCCACGCGCTCGCGCGCGAATTGCTGGGGCGCGACTTTGCCGCGCTCCAGCCCGAGGAACAGCGCGTCCTTGCGCGCGTCGCGAGTGGGGCCTTTATCGGTCCCGATGCCGACGAGGTGGCGCAGGCCAATTCCACTTGGGCCGATCGCCTCGCCGACCGTGTGGCGGCGGTGGGCGGCAGCTGGGGCTTTATCGTCGGCTTTGGTGTGGTGCTGGTCGCCTGGGCGGCGATCAACACGGGCGTGTTGCCCGATCTCGGCTTGCCCGCCTTCGATGCCTATCCCTATATTTTCCTCAACCTGATGCTTTCGATGCTGGCAGCAGTGCAGGCGCCGATCATCCTGATGAGCCAGAACCGGCAAGCGACAAAGGATCGCATCGCCGCGCGCCACGATTATGAAGTGAACCTGCGCACCCAGCTGGAAATCCTGCGGCTCTCACGCCGGATCGATGCGCTGGCGGAGGATGTGCGGGCGATAGCGGGCAAGGAGTCCGGACCGCGCAAGGGAGAATAA
- a CDS encoding lysine--tRNA ligase: MTITQDALIAAAQNSKAWPFQEAQRLAKRLPQGKPGGVLFETGYGPSGLPHIGTFQEVLRTTLVRRAYETLTGQPTRLVAFSDDMDGLRKVPDNVPNKALLDANLGKPLSRIPDPFEKFESFAAHNNAMLRDFLDRFGFEYEFVSSSDCYNSGRFDDALKGVLANFQAILDIMLPTLGEERRKTYSPVMPISPTTSAVLQVPVEVVDAAAGIIRFTDEDGSVVEQSALGGMAKCQWKVDWAMRWVALGVDYEMYGKDLTDSGIQSGKIARVLGGHKPEGLIYELFLDAKGEKISKSKGNGLSIEEWLQYGSPESLGHYIFANPKSAKQLHAGVIPKAIDDYWQFRAAILGQEIDKRLGNPVWHLLRANQRYEGADAPGQGDTLPVPFSLLLNLVGVLGAGATREAVWSYLGNYVEDADPAAHPALDALVDKALAYNREFVAPTLAKRAPAGGEIGALQALDAALEAADPATSAEDLQTIVYEIGKIEEFGFESLRDWFKALYETLLGSEQGPRMGSFIALYGIAPTRQLIAEALAKA, from the coding sequence ATGACGATCACGCAAGATGCCCTCATCGCCGCCGCGCAGAACTCCAAGGCCTGGCCGTTTCAGGAAGCGCAGCGCCTTGCCAAGCGCCTGCCGCAGGGCAAGCCCGGCGGGGTGCTGTTCGAGACCGGCTATGGCCCCTCGGGCCTGCCGCATATCGGCACCTTTCAGGAAGTGCTGCGCACCACGCTTGTGCGCCGCGCCTACGAGACGCTGACCGGCCAGCCGACCCGGCTGGTGGCCTTCAGCGACGACATGGACGGTCTTCGCAAGGTGCCGGACAATGTGCCGAACAAGGCGCTGCTCGATGCCAATCTCGGCAAGCCGCTGTCGCGCATCCCCGATCCGTTCGAGAAGTTCGAAAGCTTCGCCGCGCACAATAACGCGATGCTGCGCGACTTCCTCGACCGGTTCGGCTTCGAATACGAGTTTGTCAGTTCCTCGGATTGCTACAATTCGGGCCGCTTCGACGATGCGCTGAAGGGTGTGCTCGCCAACTTTCAGGCGATCCTCGACATCATGCTGCCGACGCTGGGCGAGGAGCGGCGCAAGACGTACTCCCCCGTTATGCCGATCAGCCCCACCACCAGCGCGGTGTTGCAGGTGCCGGTCGAGGTGGTGGACGCCGCTGCCGGGATCATCCGCTTCACCGACGAGGATGGCTCGGTCGTCGAGCAATCCGCGCTGGGCGGGATGGCCAAGTGCCAGTGGAAGGTCGACTGGGCAATGCGCTGGGTGGCGCTCGGCGTCGATTACGAGATGTACGGCAAGGATCTGACCGACTCCGGCATCCAGTCGGGCAAAATCGCCCGCGTGCTCGGCGGTCACAAGCCCGAGGGGCTGATCTACGAGCTGTTCCTCGACGCCAAGGGTGAGAAGATCTCAAAGTCCAAGGGCAATGGCCTCTCGATCGAGGAATGGCTGCAATATGGCAGCCCCGAGAGCTTGGGCCACTACATCTTCGCCAATCCCAAGAGCGCCAAGCAGTTGCACGCAGGCGTGATCCCCAAGGCGATCGACGATTACTGGCAGTTCCGCGCCGCGATTCTCGGGCAGGAAATTGACAAGCGGCTCGGCAATCCGGTGTGGCACCTGCTGCGCGCCAATCAGCGCTACGAGGGGGCCGACGCGCCGGGGCAGGGCGACACGCTGCCGGTGCCCTTCAGTCTGCTACTCAATCTGGTGGGCGTGCTCGGCGCGGGTGCGACGCGCGAGGCGGTGTGGTCATATCTCGGCAATTATGTCGAGGACGCCGACCCTGCGGCGCATCCGGCGCTCGATGCGCTGGTCGACAAGGCGCTTGCCTATAACCGCGAGTTCGTCGCGCCGACGCTCGCGAAGCGCGCGCCTGCGGGCGGCGAGATCGGGGCCTTGCAGGCGCTTGACGCCGCGCTCGAAGCCGCCGATCCGGCGACCAGTGCCGAGGATTTGCAGACCATCGTCTACGAGATCGGCAAGATCGAGGAGTTCGGGTTTGAAAGCCTGCGCGACTGGTTCAAGGCGCTCTACGAAACCCTGCTCGGCAGCGAGCAGGGCCCGCGCATGGGCAGCTTCATCGCGCTATACGGCATCGCGCCGACCCGCCAGCTGATCGCCGAGGCGCTCGCCAAGGCGTGA
- a CDS encoding TM2 domain-containing protein yields MTFGRKGMSPGQVTPAAASPAGSIDPEAAEIAARREAFLAAERARRSESASGDDPMGHLRNDARPATRRSEPAGESWNPVSDDVLRSARSGGSRGRSNRQNFMWGDPESRNLAVAYLLWFVIGQASMHRFYCGQKESAWMQVGLFVGSLVILFIFPPLGMVGLVVWFIWLFVDLFLIPGMLRRFKSEHRSDYGSVFA; encoded by the coding sequence GTGACGTTCGGACGCAAGGGAATGAGCCCCGGTCAGGTTACCCCAGCGGCTGCCAGCCCCGCAGGATCGATCGATCCCGAAGCGGCCGAGATCGCGGCGCGGCGCGAGGCCTTCCTCGCCGCCGAGCGCGCGCGCCGGTCCGAAAGCGCCTCGGGCGATGACCCGATGGGGCACCTTCGCAACGATGCGCGGCCCGCAACCCGGCGCAGCGAACCCGCGGGCGAGAGCTGGAATCCCGTGTCCGACGATGTCCTGCGCTCCGCTCGATCAGGTGGCAGCCGCGGAAGGTCGAACCGACAAAACTTCATGTGGGGCGATCCGGAGAGCCGCAACCTTGCCGTCGCTTATCTGCTGTGGTTCGTGATTGGTCAGGCATCGATGCACCGCTTCTATTGCGGGCAGAAGGAAAGCGCCTGGATGCAGGTGGGGCTGTTTGTCGGCAGTCTGGTAATCCTGTTCATCTTCCCGCCGCTGGGGATGGTCGGTCTGGTGGTCTGGTTTATCTGGTTGTTCGTCGACCTGTTCCTGATTCCGGGGATGTTGCGGCGGTTCAAGTCGGAGCATCGTTCCGATTACGGTTCGGTCTTCGCGTGA
- a CDS encoding GGDEF domain-containing protein, whose amino-acid sequence MSAGTTFFILIPAMYAIFSLSLGLIALADRRLPAARWASLGFMIACISITIDGYRDHSRIDWWPWLSITTHYFALLAMIQAFLSRHGRQTGRTALAIAIVGSLLVMPDVPWAPQYWLRAVAVQAIGAAIILSALPVMWSFRRASTIDRIALFITASACFAYAARAVIALINPVGQTTQALREFYSGLALVFHMTSAVTGMLVGIVLMMSIGYDMLRSRIEETEIDPLTKLGNRRRLDRLIADDEEAGGAQIGAVIVIDLDHFKKINDLYGHDAGDVVLQRVGARLATLLGPFGEVCRTGGEEFVALVGHDYAPGTSALALAVREAVSALAFDGPLAETRVTASVGFHRRATGVEVKAAIHRADQAVYCAKADGRDRVVAAISDGNLQVLKAVA is encoded by the coding sequence ATGTCAGCGGGCACCACCTTCTTTATCCTGATTCCGGCGATGTATGCGATTTTCTCGCTGTCGCTGGGGCTGATCGCGCTGGCCGACCGTCGGCTGCCGGCGGCGCGCTGGGCCTCGCTCGGGTTCATGATCGCCTGCATCTCGATCACCATCGATGGCTACCGCGACCACAGCCGGATCGATTGGTGGCCATGGCTGTCGATCACGACCCACTACTTCGCGCTGCTGGCGATGATACAGGCGTTCCTGTCGCGCCACGGCAGGCAAACGGGCCGGACGGCGCTAGCGATCGCGATCGTCGGCAGCCTGCTGGTCATGCCCGATGTGCCCTGGGCGCCCCAATACTGGCTGCGCGCCGTCGCGGTGCAGGCGATCGGCGCGGCGATTATCCTCTCGGCGCTGCCGGTGATGTGGTCGTTCCGCCGGGCCTCGACCATCGACCGGATTGCGCTCTTCATCACCGCCAGCGCGTGCTTCGCCTACGCGGCGCGGGCCGTGATCGCGCTGATCAACCCGGTCGGCCAGACGACGCAGGCCCTGCGCGAATTCTATTCGGGCCTCGCGCTCGTGTTTCACATGACTAGCGCGGTGACCGGGATGCTGGTCGGGATCGTGCTGATGATGTCGATCGGCTACGATATGCTGCGCAGCCGGATCGAGGAGACCGAGATCGATCCGCTCACCAAGCTCGGAAACCGGCGCAGGCTCGACCGGCTGATTGCCGACGATGAGGAAGCGGGCGGCGCACAGATCGGCGCGGTGATCGTGATCGATCTCGACCACTTCAAGAAGATCAACGACTTGTATGGCCACGATGCGGGAGACGTGGTGCTCCAGCGGGTCGGCGCGCGGTTGGCGACGCTGCTCGGCCCGTTCGGCGAGGTGTGCCGCACCGGCGGGGAGGAGTTCGTCGCACTGGTCGGCCACGATTACGCGCCGGGCACCTCGGCGCTGGCGCTGGCGGTGCGCGAGGCGGTGTCCGCCCTCGCCTTCGACGGCCCGCTCGCCGAAACGCGGGTGACGGCCAGCGTCGGGTTCCACCGGCGGGCCACGGGGGTCGAGGTCAAGGCGGCGATCCACCGCGCCGATCAGGCGGTCTATTGCGCCAAGGCCGACGGCCGCGACCGCGTGGTCGCAGCGATTTCCGACGGCAATCTGCAGGTGTTGAAGGCGGTCGCCTGA
- a CDS encoding ATP-dependent DNA helicase: MAAADTPVLLINAPLVASRLGYPDLSGLDLLEAFAFVHPARFCVPTPRGLAEALGLPVPASDAAVPALLQQAAGALAAVCRDPEWPERKGAWSALQSLERLRWPWAQVLKPHIAKPERAERWLFARLPEWEETGERPAPRQVELGAETVQAQLARLTGEGAESREGQRAYAADVSRIFAPRSAPGRPHLALAQAGTGIGKTLGYLAPASVWSTLSGGTVWVSTFTKNLQRQLRAESRRAWPARRADGTPPVVVRKGRENYLCLLNLEDALQGGFAGRPAVLAQLVARWGAFTRDGDMIGGDLPGWLGTLFRKRGIAALTDQRGECIYAGCPHYRKCFIERAARDSAQADLVIANHALVMVNAARARDPNQRPTRLIFDEGHHVFDAADSTFAATLSGQETIELRRWIMGPEREARGRRRGLAARLADLASYDEAGAEAIAAACKAGQLLPSDGWLQRLAENSPFGPVEALLAAVRTATYARDESGGQEAGYGIETEAAGLPGEVIEAASAAGEALASIRVPLIRLGGRLEAILAEPPDWLDAQGRARIEGARFALAWRIDLIAAWEALLDRLGGPADPEFVDWLAVDRSDAREFDVAIHRRWLDPMKPFARVVLEPAHGVLLTSATLTDRTEDDDRWASAIQRSGAAHVEVAPLLSAAESPFDYAARAEVLIVTDIAKGDLPALAGAYARIIEASGGGVLGLFTAIRRLRAVHGRIADRLARAGLPVYAQHVDPIDTGTLVDIFRDDPRASLIGTDALRDGVDVPGDSLRCVVLEQVPWPRPDILHKARRLAGGGSAYDDRIIRARLAQAFGRLIRSKDDAGHFIVLSPAFPTRLLSAFPKGTPVLRLTLDEALQRLAAGVVQQPSEHAGGALQR; this comes from the coding sequence ATGGCCGCCGCCGACACCCCGGTGCTGCTGATCAACGCCCCGCTGGTGGCGAGCCGGTTGGGCTATCCCGACCTGTCGGGCCTTGACCTGCTCGAGGCTTTCGCCTTCGTCCATCCGGCGCGGTTCTGCGTGCCCACCCCGCGCGGGTTGGCCGAGGCGCTGGGGCTGCCGGTGCCGGCGAGCGACGCGGCGGTACCCGCGCTGCTCCAGCAGGCGGCGGGCGCGCTGGCAGCGGTGTGCCGCGATCCGGAATGGCCCGAGCGCAAGGGCGCGTGGAGCGCGCTGCAATCGCTCGAACGGCTGCGCTGGCCCTGGGCGCAGGTGTTGAAGCCCCACATCGCCAAGCCCGAGCGCGCCGAACGCTGGCTGTTCGCGCGCCTGCCCGAATGGGAGGAGACCGGTGAGCGCCCCGCCCCGCGGCAGGTCGAGTTGGGGGCCGAGACGGTGCAGGCGCAACTCGCGCGGCTCACCGGCGAAGGCGCCGAAAGCCGCGAGGGCCAGCGCGCCTATGCCGCTGACGTGTCGCGCATCTTCGCGCCGCGCTCCGCCCCGGGTCGCCCGCATCTGGCGCTGGCGCAGGCGGGAACGGGGATCGGCAAGACGCTGGGCTATCTCGCCCCGGCCTCGGTCTGGTCGACGCTGAGTGGCGGCACGGTGTGGGTCTCGACCTTCACCAAGAACCTGCAACGCCAGCTGCGCGCCGAAAGCCGTCGGGCCTGGCCCGCCAGGCGCGCCGATGGCACCCCGCCGGTGGTGGTGAGGAAAGGTCGCGAGAATTACCTGTGCCTGCTCAATCTCGAGGATGCGCTGCAGGGCGGCTTTGCCGGACGGCCCGCGGTGCTGGCGCAGCTGGTGGCGCGTTGGGGGGCCTTTACCCGCGATGGCGACATGATCGGCGGCGATCTGCCCGGCTGGCTCGGCACGCTGTTCCGCAAGAGGGGCATCGCCGCGCTCACCGACCAGCGCGGGGAGTGCATCTATGCCGGGTGCCCGCACTACCGGAAATGCTTCATCGAACGCGCCGCGCGGGACTCGGCACAGGCCGATCTGGTGATCGCCAACCATGCCCTCGTGATGGTCAACGCCGCCCGCGCCCGCGACCCCAACCAGCGCCCGACGCGGCTGATCTTCGACGAAGGCCACCACGTGTTCGACGCGGCGGATTCGACCTTCGCCGCGACGCTTTCCGGGCAGGAGACGATCGAACTTCGGCGCTGGATCATGGGCCCCGAACGCGAAGCGCGGGGGCGCAGGCGCGGCCTTGCGGCAAGGCTTGCCGACCTTGCCAGCTATGACGAGGCCGGCGCGGAAGCCATCGCCGCCGCCTGCAAGGCAGGGCAGTTGCTCCCGTCCGACGGCTGGCTCCAGCGCCTTGCCGAGAACAGCCCCTTCGGCCCGGTCGAAGCCCTCCTCGCCGCAGTGCGCACCGCCACCTATGCCCGCGACGAGAGCGGCGGGCAGGAAGCGGGCTACGGAATCGAGACCGAGGCGGCGGGCCTTCCCGGCGAGGTGATCGAAGCTGCCAGCGCGGCGGGCGAAGCGCTCGCCAGCATCCGCGTGCCGCTGATCCGGCTAGGCGGGCGGCTGGAAGCGATCCTTGCCGAACCGCCCGACTGGCTCGACGCACAAGGGCGCGCGCGGATCGAGGGCGCGCGGTTTGCGCTCGCTTGGCGGATCGACCTGATTGCGGCATGGGAGGCATTGCTCGACCGGCTCGGCGGGCCCGCCGATCCCGAATTCGTCGACTGGCTGGCGGTCGACCGCTCCGATGCGCGCGAATTCGATGTGGCGATCCACCGCCGCTGGCTCGACCCGATGAAGCCCTTCGCGCGCGTGGTGCTGGAACCCGCGCATGGCGTGCTGCTCACCAGCGCGACGCTTACCGACCGGACGGAAGATGACGACAGGTGGGCGAGCGCGATCCAGCGTTCGGGTGCGGCCCATGTCGAGGTCGCCCCGCTTCTCTCCGCTGCCGAAAGCCCGTTCGATTACGCTGCCCGCGCCGAGGTGCTGATCGTTACCGACATTGCCAAGGGCGATCTGCCTGCGCTCGCCGGGGCCTATGCGCGGATCATTGAGGCATCGGGCGGCGGGGTGCTGGGGCTGTTCACCGCGATCCGCCGCCTGCGCGCGGTGCACGGCCGCATCGCCGACCGGCTCGCGCGGGCGGGCCTGCCAGTCTATGCCCAGCACGTCGACCCGATCGACACCGGCACCCTCGTCGACATCTTCCGCGACGATCCGCGCGCCAGCCTGATCGGCACCGACGCGCTGCGTGACGGGGTCGACGTGCCCGGCGACTCCCTGCGCTGCGTGGTGCTGGAACAGGTGCCCTGGCCGCGCCCCGATATCCTCCACAAGGCGAGAAGGCTCGCAGGCGGCGGCTCGGCCTACGACGACCGCATCATCCGCGCGCGGCTGGCGCAGGCTTTCGGACGACTGATCCGTTCGAAGGACGATGCGGGGCACTTTATCGTCCTCTCCCCCGCCTTCCCCACGCGACTGCTCAGCGCCTTTCCCAAAGGCACCCCGGTGCTGCGCCTGACGCTCGATGAGGCTTTACAACGCCTCGCGGCTGGTGTTGTGCAACAGCCGAGCGAGCACGCCGGAGGAGCCTTGCAGCGATGA
- a CDS encoding histidine phosphatase family protein translates to MKILGLLRHAKSDWDDTSQRDFDRGLNERGRKGAAKIGQHIRDHGVKWDKVLASPAVRVKLTLESALPDVTPTYDERLYLASFDTIVETIESLAGTGDDEAKTILISGHNPGLQDVLLELVAPGKENALFKEAVVKFPTAAYAVLECDIAHWSELKRYCAELVHFARPRDLDPELGPEN, encoded by the coding sequence ATGAAAATTCTGGGCCTCCTGCGCCACGCCAAGTCGGACTGGGACGACACCAGCCAGCGCGATTTCGACCGCGGGCTCAACGAACGCGGCCGCAAGGGCGCGGCCAAGATTGGCCAGCATATCCGCGACCACGGGGTAAAGTGGGACAAAGTGCTCGCCAGCCCTGCCGTACGGGTCAAGCTGACGCTCGAAAGCGCTTTACCCGATGTCACCCCAACCTACGACGAGCGGCTCTACCTCGCCAGTTTCGACACCATCGTCGAGACGATCGAGTCCCTTGCCGGCACCGGCGACGATGAGGCCAAGACGATCCTCATCTCGGGCCACAATCCCGGCCTGCAGGACGTGCTGCTGGAACTGGTCGCACCGGGCAAGGAGAACGCACTGTTCAAGGAGGCGGTCGTCAAGTTCCCGACCGCCGCCTATGCCGTGCTCGAATGCGACATCGCGCACTGGAGCGAGCTGAAGCGCTATTGCGCCGAGCTTGTCCACTTCGCGCGGCCCCGCGATCTCGACCCCGAACTGGGCCCCGAGAACTAG